Genomic segment of Verrucomicrobium sp.:
CGCGGGCATCCTGTGGGCCAGCAACGGGGGCTCGATCGTGGTGACCGGCAGCGGGGCGGGCGCCTACGGCGTGGCGGCGGTGAACACGGGCTCCGCCGGGACAAACAGCGTGCAGGCCAGCAACAGCGGCACGATCGTGGTGAGCGACACCAACGGCGGCACGGCGGTGGGTCTCTACGCGGAGAACGAGGGCGGCGCGGGGGTCCGGGCGGCGAACTACGCCGGGGGCACGATCCAGTCGACCGGCTACGGCATTGAGGTGGTGAACTTTACCGGGAACAATTCCCCGGTCGGCATCAATTACGGGACGATCACGATGTCCGGCGCCGGCACCGGCATTTATGCGACGAACGCCGCGGCGGGCATCAGCGCCTACGCGAGCAACGCGGGGACGATCACCGTGGTCGACGGCATGGGCCTCTATAGCGCCAGCTCGGGCAATCCGGCCTACGCGCAGAACCTGGCCGGCGGCGTCATCAATGTCACCGGGACGGGCATTGGCGTGGCTGGGATCAACACTGGCGCCCACAGCGTCTTCCTGACCAACGCGGGGACGATCAACGCCGCCACGGGCGCCACCGGCATGGCCGTGCTCAACGGGACGACCGGCAACGCCAGCGTCGTCAACGCGGCGGGCGGCACGGTCAACTTCACCACGAACGGTGTCGGCATCAAGATCGTCAACAGCACGAACGCCCCGCAGCTTCTGGTGGACAACGAAGGCTCCCTCCTGGCGGGGGCTTCCAACAATGGCACCGGCGTGCTGGTGTCCAACACGACCAGCGGTTCCGCCGTGGCGGTGACCAACGGCGGCCTGATCCAGATTTCCGACGGGGTGGGCGTCGATGTCGCCTCCGCCGGCAGCGGCAGCGTCAGCAACGCGGCCTCGGGAACTATCTCCGTTACCGGCTCCGGCATCGGCGTCCGGGCCGTGGAGAGCGCCTCCGGGACCTTGACGGTGACCAACCTGGGTCTGGTGGCCGGATCGGGTTCGGGCGCCATTGGCCTTTATGCCCGCAATGACGGTTCCGCCGGAGCCTCCCTGCTTAACGGGGCGGGCGGCGTGGTGGCCGTCTCCGGCGGCGGCGTCGGCATGGAGGTGGCGAACACGAATGGCGTTGGTCCGCTTGCGGCGACCAACCTGGGGACCGTGACGGTCAGCAACGCCGCGGGCACAGGCATCCTGGCCACCAACACGGTGGCGTCGGCTTCGACGGCGGTGACCAACGCCGGGACGATCAACGTCCTGGCCGGCGGTGTCGGCATCGGCGTGGCCAGCACGGGCCAGATCACCATTTTGAACACGGTCGACGGCGCGCTGAGCGTGACCAACGGCATCGGCATCCGCGCCTACGAGCTGGGCGATGCCTCCCTGGCCGTCAGCAACCTGGGCGCCATCACGGTGGCCGCCGCCGGGGGCGAGGCCATCGGCATCGACGCCGAAAGCTGGGGCCTGGGCGCAGTCAGCGTCCTGAGCACGAACATTACCGTCTCCTCCACCGGCATTGGCGGAGGCTCGGTCACGGCGGTGAAGATCGTCCAGCACAGCACGAACAACGCCGTCCAGCTCGTCTTCACCAATAGCAGCACCGTCACCGGCACGGGCAGCGACCAGGTCGTCGGCATCGACGCGGAGGGGATGGGCACGGGCGGCGTCCAGGTGGTCAACGCGGCCGCCGGGGCCATCACGGTTTCCAGCACGGGCGGGACAGTCACCGGCATCAAGGCCTATGACGCCAGCGCGGCGGGCGCGGTGGCCGTGACCAACGACGGCGCGATCGGCGTCACGGCGACCGACGGCTCCGGCGCCGTCGCCATCGACGCGGAGAACGGCGGCTTGGGCACGATCAGCGTGGTCAACAACACCGACCTGACCGTCCGCAGCCTTTCCAGCGGCGGTGCGGTGGGCGGCGCCACGGGTATCCGCCTGGTTCAGCGTAACGCCGCCAACGGGAATCTTCTCTCTTACACGAACGCCAACGTCATCACCCTGGTGGAGACCAACGCCGCCGCCAACGGCTACGGCGTCGTCGCCACGAATCAGGGCACGGGCGGGGTCAGCCTGGCCAACACCGGCACGATCACCGGCACCAACGTGGTGACGGCGGACGCGGCGGGCGCCACGCTCTACGGCCTCTCCGCCACGAACGCGGGCGGCTCCGGCGCGGTGGCGGTGAGCAACGGCGGCACGATCTCCCTGGCCGCCGTTGGCGCGGGGACGAGCAACTACGGCGCGGCCTCCGTGGCCATCGACGCGGAAAACCGCGGCACCGGCGGGGTGAGCGTGACCAATTCCAGCGTCCTGGCCGTGCGGGGCGCGGGCGCGGGCGCGATCGGCATTCAGGCGGTGGAAACCGGCCTGACGGGCAACGTGGCCGTGACGAACAGCGGCACCATCCTGGCCTCCGACACGAACGGCGGCGCGGCCTACGGTATCTACGCCAAGAACACCGGCACGGGCGACATCGACATCCTCAACACCGGCCAGATCGGCCAGGCCGGGGCGGCGATCACCGGCAACGGCGGCGCGGGCATCTACGCCAGCGGCAACGGCTCGATCACTCTGAATAACCAGGGGGCGATCGTCGTGGCCGCCGCGACGGGCTCCACCAACGCCGTCTACGGCGTCTCCCTGACCACCGCCGATACGGCGGGCGGCGACATCGTCATCACGAACGGGGCCGCCGTCAACGTCACCGGCAGCGGCGCGGGCGCGGTCGGCATTCTGGCCCAAAACACGAACACGACGGGGACGGGCTCCATCTTTGTCACCAACTCCGGCGCGCTGACGGCCACCGATTCCAATGGCGGCTCGGCGGTGGCCCTGAGCATCACCAATATGGGCGACGGGGCGGTGACTCTCTCCAACAGCGGCACCATCACCACGGCTTCCACCGGCTCCGGGGCGGTCGGCATCGAGGTCTACGCCTACGGCGCCATTAACATCGTCAACACGGGGAACATCAATTCCAGCGGCGCGGGAGCCTACGGCATCTATGTGGCCAGCGCGGGCGCGGGCGACATCCAGACCACCTCCACCATCACGATCAACGGCCAGACCACCTACGGCATCTACGTGGCCAGCGTCGATCCTGTCCGGGTGACGAACACCGGCTCGATCGTCGCCTCCGACCCGGGCGAAAGCTCGGTCGGCATCAATTCGGAAACCACCGGCACGGGCGGCGTCTACCTGCTGAACACCAACACCGTCGACGCCATTGGCGGCGGGGGCGGGGCCATCGGCATCCGCGCCCTGGACAGCAACACCGGGGCGACGGCCCTGGTCGACGTGACCAACACGGCCGCCGTGAGCGCCCTGGATATCGACGGCGGCGCGACCATCGGCGTCTACATGGAGAACGCGGGTACGGGCGGCCTCCTCTTCGCCAACAGCGCGGCCATCACCGTCACCAGCGCGGGCGCGACCAACGCGGGCGGGGCCACGGGCATCTACCTCCTGCAGTCCGCGACGAACAACGCCAACCAGATCGCCTTCACCAACGACAACACCGTCACCCTGGTGGAAACCAATGCCACTGCCGCCGCCTACGGCATCCAGGCGATCAACAAGGGTACGGGCGGCGTCCTCCTGGTCAACAACGGCACCGTGCAGGGGACCAACACCTCCAGCGTGACGGCGACCAACGGGACGCTCTACGGCCTTTCCGCCTATAATCAGGGCGGCACGGGCGGCGTGGCGGTGACGAATAACGGCACCATCGACCTGGTCAACGAGGCGACGGGGGCCAACGGCTACGGCGCCTCCTATGGCATCCAGGCGCTCAACGGCGGCCTGGGCTACGTCAGCGCGGTCAACCTGGGCACGATTCACGTCCAGGGCCAGGGCGCGGCGGGCATCCTGGCCTACAATACCAACGCCAGCGCGACGGGCGTGGTGAGCGTCTTCAACGGGGGCACCATCACCGCGGAGGACCCGGGCGCCGTCTCCATCGGCATCGACGCGGAGAACAGCGGCACGGGCGGCGTGGTCGTTATCTCCACCAACGCCATCGTCTCGATCGGCGGCGGCGGGGGCGGCATCGGCATCAAGGCGGTGGAGAGCGGCGCCGGAGGAAATATCGTGGTGACGAACGCCGCCTCCATCTCGGCGGGCGATCCGGACGGCGGCAGCGCCCTGGGCATCCTGGCCCAGCAGGCGGGTTCCGGCACGGTGGGCATTCTCAACACCGGCACTATTTCCGCCACCTCGGCAGGGGCCTCCGCCATCGGCATCCAGGCCGGCAGTGCGGGCGGCATGGTCTTCGCCGAGAACCAGGGAACGATCACGGCCGCCGATACCAACGGCGGCACGGCCCGGGGCATCGCCCTGACCGCCACGGGCGCGGACGGCGCCGTGGCCCTCAACGACCTGGGCGCCAGCATCTCCGTCAGCAACGGCCAGGCGGTCTCCGTCGTCTCCTCCAACGTCGGGGGCAGCGCGGTGGCGACCAACTTCGGCACGATTTCCGGCGCGGGCACGAGCGACGGCTTGGCCCTAAGCGGCGCGGGCACCCTGTGGGCGACGAACGGCGGCACGATCACCGTGACGAACGGCGCGGGTGTCACGCTGAGCCACTCCTCGGCCACGGGCAACTCCCAGATTCTCAATGGCGGCGTGATTTCTTCCTCCGCCGCCGGCGCGGTCCTGGTCCAGGGCGTGAGCGCGCAGGGCGCGGGGGCGGGCAGTGTCCTGGTCGTCAACCAGGCGGGCGGCCGGATCGAGGTTGCCGGTTTGGGCGGAGGGGCCGACGGCATCCTGGTCGGAGGCAGCGGCGCGGGCACGGTCGTGGCGACCAACCTGGGCGCGGTCACGGTCCTCGACACGAACGGCGGCGTCGCCTTCGGCATGCGCGCGGTTTCCTCCGGGGCGGGCCTGGGCAGCCTTTACAACGCGGCGACGCTGGCGGTCACCGGCTCCGGTTCCGGCACGGACGGGGCCGTCGGCCTGGGCGCCTTCGGCTCCGACAGCGGGGCGGTTGCGGCGACCAACGCGGGCGCCGTGACAGTCACCAACGCAGGCGCGGGCGAGGCGGCGGGCCTGGTGGCCCAAAGCACCGGCACGGGCCAGGCGCAGGCCGTCAACGCCCCGGCCGGCACCGTCACCGTCCTGGGCAACGGAGGCGGCGCGGCGGGCCTCCGCTCCTACGGCGGCCTGAGCGCGGCCCTTGTCAGCGTGACCAATGAGGGGCAGGTGGCGGTGGACGACTCCAGCGCGGCGGCGGTAACCCTTTACGGCGTCGACGCGGCCACGCAATCCGCGGGCGGCATCGATGTCCTGAACACCGGGACCATCACGGTGGGCAGCGCCCTGAGCGCCGCCTCCACCGGCACGGTCTACGGCCTTGCCGCGCAGGCGGCGGGGACGGCCCCGATCAACCTGAGCAACCAGGGCGCCCTGAACGTCTACGGCCGGGGCGGCACCGCCTACGGCATGTATGCCTATTCGGGCGGCGGCGGCACCATCAGCCTGGTCAACACCGGCACGATCAACGTCGACGGAACCGGCACGCTCTACGGCATGTACGCCAGCTCTACCGGGGCGATCAGCATCTACACCAGCGGCAACATCAGCGTGGCTTCCGGCGGCATCGCCATCGCGGCGGGCGGCTCGGTCGATTCCGCGATCACCGTCATCATCAGCGGCTCGCCGACGATCAACGGCATCATCAACGGCAACACCTCCGTGACGGCGGGCCAGGTCCCGACGTCCAGCTACCTGCAGCTCAATCTCACCGGCATCACCACGGAGCAGGCCGCCGTGGCCAACGCCTACCTGAAGGACCACCCGAACAGCGGCACCCTGGTCATCAACGGGGCCACCTATTCCTACGAGAACTTCACCGGAGCCGGGGTGAACACGAACGCCGCCGTGCCGGTGATCAATCCGCAGCTCCAGGACGTGGTGAAGACCATCAGCCGCACCGCCCTGACCGACCTGACCTTCCAGGGCATCACGCTGGCCAACCGCCTGGACATGGTCCGCATGGGGCTGGCCGGGGGCCGGATCGACTGGAGCGGGCTGAACCTGGTCGACGCCGACGACCCGCTCCTCTCCCAGGTGGCGGGCCAGCTCTACGCCTTCAACTCCACCATCCCGCAGGAGGCCACCCTGGCCGACGTGCCCGACTATGTGAACGAGATCGAGTTCGAGAAGCAGCAGCGGTGGGGCGTCTTCCTGACCGGCAACGCGATCCTGGCCAGCCAGAGCGGCAACGCCAGCCAGCCCGACGTCGACGCGACGACCCTCAACTTCACCGCAGGCGTCGATTACCGCCTGACGAAGGAGTGGACGCTGGGTCTCTTCGGCTCCTACGGGCGGACCACCGCCAGCCTGGACAGCTACGGCAGCCGCCTGAGCGAGAACAGCTACCGCATGGGCCCCTACGGCAGCTACACCCATGGCGACTGGTACGTGAACGGCCGCGGCTACTACGGCTTCTCCAGCGCCACCTCCCAGTCGGTCCTCCCCGGCACCGGCCTGGTGGCGAACGGCACTCCGGACGGAGACCAATACGGCGTCGCCTTCGACACCGGCTACAAGTTCCACGCGGGCAACTGGACTTACGGCCCGATCGGCGGGCTCCAATACACCCACATCAATATCAACGGCTACGACCAGACCGGCGCGGGCACGCTTAACCTGACGGTGGGCGACCAAAAGGTCGACTCTCTCATCGGCAGCCTGGGCGGCCGTGTCGCCTATGACATCAAGACGACGTGGCGGCGGATGATCCTGCGGCCGGAAATCGACGTGACCTGGCAGCATGAGATCATGGACGACAACCAGGTGGTCGGCGTGGCCTTCGCCAACAATAGCTCCTCCTCCGTGGTGGTGAACACCGGCCAGCTCCAGCGGGATTCCGCCGTGGTCGGCGGCGGCCTGAGCGCGGTCTTCGACAACGGTTCCGTCCTCTTCCTGCGCTATGACGCCCAGGTCGGCGTGGACGATTACCTGGCCCAAAGCATCACCGGCGGCCTCCGCATCACCTTCTGACGTTTTTTTCTTAAGAAAACGGCGGGGCATTGCCAAACGCCCCCCGGATCGTAGGATGTCTTTTGCCAGGAGCGGCAAAGCGCTTGGCACGCTAACCCCGCCAGGTCCGAAAGGAAGCAACGGTACCGTGACCGACGTTGTTGCCGCTTCTGGTCTCTTTTTCCCCGCCATGCCTTCCTACCAAGTCTTTGCCCGCAAGTACCGCCCGCAGACCTTCGCGGAGGTGATCGGGCAGGAGCACATCACCCGCAGCCTGGCCAACGCCATCGCCCAGGGCCGCCTGGCCCAGGCCTATCTCCTGGTCGGCCCCCGGGGCACCGGAAAGACCTCCACCGCCCGCATCATCGCCAAGGCGCTCAACGTTCCCGGCGGCCCCAAGGTCGATTTCGACCCGAACGACGAAGTCTGCCGGGAGATCGCCGAGGGGCGCTCCCTGGACGTGCTGGAAATCGACGGCGCCTCCAACAACGGCGTCGAGCAGGTGCGCGATCTGCGGGACAACGTCCGCTTCGCCCCCGTGCGCGGGAACTTCAAGGTCTATATCATCGACGAAGTCCACATGCTCAGCCAGGCGGCCTTCAACGCCCTGCTGAAGACGCTGGAAGAGCCCCCGGCCCACGTGAAGTTCATCTTCGCCACCACGGAGGCGCACAAGGTCCCCGCCACCGTCCTCTCCCGCTGCCAGCGCTTCGACTTCCGCCGCATCCCGGACGCCGCCATCGCCGCCCACCTGGCCCATATCTGCCAAAAGGAAGGGGCCCAGGCGGAGGACGCCGCCCTCCAGGTTATTGCCCGCTATGCCGAAGGCGGCCTGCGCGACGCGGAGGTGGCCCTCGACCAGGTTATCGGCTTCTTCGGCCAGAACGTCACGGAGGCCGCCGTCCTGGAGATGTTCGGCCTCATCGGCCGGGGCCCGGTCATCGAGCTGGCCCGCGCCATCGCCGCCGGGGACGCGGGCCGCGTCCTGGAACAGGGCCGCGGCTTGGCCGCCGCCGGGAAGGACCTGGGCAAGCTGGCCGCCGACCTCCTCGGCTTCTTCCGCGATTTCGCCCTCTGGCAGGCCGCCCCGGCGACTGTCGAGGCCGACTTGACCCCCGCCGAGAAGGCCGCCTTCGCCGAGCTTTCCCAGGCCCTCACGCCGCGCGGCGTCCTGGCCCTCCTGGAGGAGCTGGCCTTCCTGGAAGGCCGCCTCCGCTACGCGGTGAGCAAGGAAGTCATCTTTGAGGTGGCGCTTCTCCAGCTCTCCCAGCTGCGGGAAAAGGTTTCCCTGGAAACCCTTCTGCACCAGCTGGCGGGGGAGGGGGCGCCGGCCGTTTCGGTTCCGGCTCCAGCTTCCACGGCGTCGGCCGCCCCGGCGGCTCCCGCTCCCGCCGCCAACGCGCCCCAAGCTTGGGCGAAGGCCGCCGCCCGTTTCGCCCAGGAGCGCCCGCTGGAAGCTTCCGCCATCCAGACGGCCCGCTTCGTCACTCTGCGGGGGGACGAGGTCGAA
This window contains:
- the dnaX gene encoding DNA polymerase III subunit gamma/tau; protein product: MPSYQVFARKYRPQTFAEVIGQEHITRSLANAIAQGRLAQAYLLVGPRGTGKTSTARIIAKALNVPGGPKVDFDPNDEVCREIAEGRSLDVLEIDGASNNGVEQVRDLRDNVRFAPVRGNFKVYIIDEVHMLSQAAFNALLKTLEEPPAHVKFIFATTEAHKVPATVLSRCQRFDFRRIPDAAIAAHLAHICQKEGAQAEDAALQVIARYAEGGLRDAEVALDQVIGFFGQNVTEAAVLEMFGLIGRGPVIELARAIAAGDAGRVLEQGRGLAAAGKDLGKLAADLLGFFRDFALWQAAPATVEADLTPAEKAAFAELSQALTPRGVLALLEELAFLEGRLRYAVSKEVIFEVALLQLSQLREKVSLETLLHQLAGEGAPAVSVPAPASTASAAPAAPAPAANAPQAWAKAAARFAQERPLEASAIQTARFVTLRGDEVEIALPSNLKHKIAAFCAPRNLPLLEDTLRQEMGRPVKLVFLAGDPPTEAVAAPAAAAGPAKAAEPAEPAKLTDKEFLHDPQIKKALELFQARVVSAK